From Pleurocapsa sp. PCC 7319:
CAATGGCATTTTGCTAACGGATATCTCAACGAAGAAGGCAATATTGTCACCGAATTTATCCGCTATGCCAACTTTGACACTAACCAATATCTCAAAGAAGTGGCATCTGGCTATACCCAAACTCCCGCCAAAGGAACTTTGTGGTCACTGACTATTGATCCCAAAACTGCCGCAGTAATCAGTAATCAGCAATTATCTGATGCTGCAAGTGAATTTGCCGTAGTTTCGCCCCAAAAGGTTGGACAACCCTGGCGTTATACTTATCTAAATGTGCATCGTTATGGAGCAACTATTGGAGAAGAACTATTTAATGCGATCGCCTGTTTTGATCGTCAAACCAAAAATATGGCGATCGCTGATATGGGATCTAACTGCTATCCATCCGAACCGATTTTAGTCCCCAGTAAAAATAATCCAGAACAAGGTTGGCTACTAACAGTAGTCTATGACGGCAATAACGATAGGAGTGAAGTTAGAATTTATCAAAGCGATTGCTTATTTGAAACTCCTGTATGTCGTTTAGCTTTACCCTTTGTTATCCCTCATAGTTTTCATGGCACTTGGAAGCAACATCAAGATTAGCTTTTGATAAACTGGGTATTTTGCGGCTAAGTACAGAAAAAATCATAATATATCGTTGTTAAATACTTCTTGGACTGCGGGATGTATTATGTGTCCCCTTTTAATATTCAAACCTTTTGCCAGAGCTTCGTCCATTTCCAAGGCTGATAAACCATGATTAGCTAACTGCAAAATATAAGGCAAAGTGCTGTTGTTTAAAGCTTGAGTTGCTGTCCAAGGCACTGCCCCAGGTATATTAGGCACACCAAAATGAACTACTCCCTCGGCTATGTAAGTAGGTTGACTATGGGAAGTAGGACGTAAAGTTTCGATACAACCACCCTGATCTACTGCTACATCTACAATTACGGAACCGGGTCGCATCTGAGCTACTAAAGAACGAGATACTAATGTAGGAGCCTTTTTGCCGACTACTAGCACTGCTCCAATCAGTAAATCGGCATTGGAGACAACAGCTTCTATATGTCCAGGGCTACTATAGAGTAACTCTACCCTTGAGCCAAATAAATTTTCTAGGTAGCTAAGACGATCAACATTGATATCCACAATTTGAACTCTGGCACCCATGCCGACAGCAATTTTAGCTGCTTCTGTGCCGACGACCCCACCCCCCAAAATTACTACATTACCAGGGGGAACTCCTGGCACACCACCTAGCAATACTCCTCTTCCTCCTTGCTGTTTTTCTAAGTATCTTGCTCCAAACTGAACCGATAAACGACCCGCAATAACACTCATCGGTGTAAGTAAAGGCAACTTACCATTACTTAATTCAACAGTTTCATAGGCGATCGCAATTGTCCCCGCTTCGATTAAAGCCTTCGTTAAGTCACGCTCAGCAGCTAAATGAAGATAGGTGAACAGTAATTGTTCTGATTGAAGATATTGATATTCTGTTGCCAAAGGTTCTTTAACCTTAACAACTAGTTCTTTATTCCAAGCATCGACGGCATTAGTAACAATTTTTGCCCCAGCCTTTTGATATGCTTCATCAGTAAAACCAGAACCGATACCCGCATTAGTTTCCACAAATACAGCATGATTTTTTGATAATGCCTGAACACTATGAGGAGTTAAGCCGACACGAAATTCTTGATCTTTGGTTTCTTTAGGAACGCCTATTTCCATTTCCTTCCTTTGGTTTAGTCCTGGTTAAATACTGTTCTATTGCCAAAAGGTAAAAAGAACAGTTGATAAATTGTAGTTTGCTCTATTGATACTCTTTTTTTATCATTATTGCTGATAAATTTGTCTGATTTAAACCTTAGCAAACATATTCAAAGTCACAGAGTAAGTCAAATCATCCCTAGTTCTTCACGATCGCGATCTAATTTTAGTGTTATCAACAAAAAAACTTCACAGGAGGAAAATGATGTTACGCCAAAAAACAATAAAAATTTGTCGACGTGCTGCATATCTCTTGCTGAAAAATTCTCATAAATCTTGTAAGGTAATCAGCAATCGGGAATTTATCGCTCGCTGTTATCAAATCAGTTAACAAGATTTTCACTTTTATACGGAAAGTGAGCTATGGATTAAAAAACTTTTAATGGTGCTTAAAAAAGAGGAGAATAATATGAAACATTGGCAAATTTTTATTACTAGTCTATTTTTGACCTTTAGCTTGAGTCTATTTAATTCAGCATCAAGTAAAGAAGTCCAACCAATACAAGTCTATTTATACAACGCTATTTAATGGAGACGTAGAACAATACTGAAGTGATTCACCAGATAGTCCTCAAGCCGATCGTCAATGCTTCAACAGTAATCACCATATCCGTAGTATAATTGCCAGGATTTAGCATCGATATCAACCTGCATGGCAATGAAACTACATTATTTTTTTAAGCATCAAAGGTTAGTATCCGTTACCAAGTTTTTATTGATTTCGCTTATTTTTGGTCTTGCATATACTCAAGATCCTATCTACAATTCCCCAGAAAATCAAAATACAAAATTTCTCCACGGGTTAGCAAATGCTGGTTATGGATTTTTGAATGAAGATTGGGTTGCTAATACTATTGACCCGCTTCCTGCTTTTAGTTGGCTAGTGGAAATAACTTGTAAATATATTCATCCAGAATATATGTTTTATGTATATTATTTTCTTATTTTTGGAACTTATGTATATAGTATATTAGCAATAGTAAACTATATCTATGATTTTAAAAAAAATAAGTTAAAAACTATTGTTTATTTTACGATTTTAATTATTATTCATACAGTTCATTTGAAGATATTTCAATTTGACTTAGGTAGAGATTTACATTACGGAGTGGCAGGACAATACGTATTAGGAAAAGTATTTCAACCATCAACATTTGGTGTATTCATAATTTTATCGATCTGTTGTTCGCTTTATAAAAGATATTATTTAGCAGTATTTTTATTAGCTTTGGCTGCTACTTTTCATCCAACCTATCTCGTTAGTGCTGGAATTCTAACTTTTGCATATTTGATAGTTGTTTATATTCGGGAAAAAAATTTATTTAAGATTTTTTTCATGGGCTTGTTATCTTTAATTCTTGTTTTGCCAGTATATAGCTATATGTCTGGGACTTTTACGCCAACAAATCCTCAGCTTTGGCATCAAGCTCAAGAATTTATTGTCCAACTAAGAATTCCTCATCACTCCCTACCTCAAGTTTGGTTAAGGGAAGATGGTTATAAGGCTTACATACAAGCTTGTATAGTCATTTTTGCCCTGTGGTTAGTGAGAAAAAGTGAACTATTTTTAATCTTACTAATACCTTTTTTAGCGACAGTATTATCCACTATTATTCAGTTATTGGTAAATAGTAATACTATCGCTTTTATTGCTCCCTGGCGCCTGTCAATTTTTCTAGTACCAATTGCTACAAGTATTGTCTTGGCTCAGATTGTAACTTTTATTTTTAATCGATATCGAGTTTTTATCTCTAAATATCAGCAAGTAATTGTTCGCTTATGTATCACTATTATCTCTATCATAGTCATAGTTGGAACTATTAATCAGGTTTTATCCTTTGGCTATGGCAAGACATCAAATATGATGATGGATTTTGTGCGAGAAAATCGGCAATCTGGAGAAACCTATTTGATCCCACCAGATATGTCAGATATGAGAAAATTTCGCCTGTCTACTGGTTCACCTATTTTTATTAACGATAAAACACATCCCTATAAAGACATTGAAGTACTAGAGTGGGTTGAGCGCTTAAAAAAAGCTAGAGACTTTTACCAAATGAGCGATCGCAGTTGTCAAATTTTGTCCGAACTGGTAGCCAACTACTCCATAACTCATGTCGTGCTTTACAAAGAACAACGTAATTTAGAGTGCGATCACTTAAAAAGA
This genomic window contains:
- the ald gene encoding alanine dehydrogenase, which codes for MEIGVPKETKDQEFRVGLTPHSVQALSKNHAVFVETNAGIGSGFTDEAYQKAGAKIVTNAVDAWNKELVVKVKEPLATEYQYLQSEQLLFTYLHLAAERDLTKALIEAGTIAIAYETVELSNGKLPLLTPMSVIAGRLSVQFGARYLEKQQGGRGVLLGGVPGVPPGNVVILGGGVVGTEAAKIAVGMGARVQIVDINVDRLSYLENLFGSRVELLYSSPGHIEAVVSNADLLIGAVLVVGKKAPTLVSRSLVAQMRPGSVIVDVAVDQGGCIETLRPTSHSQPTYIAEGVVHFGVPNIPGAVPWTATQALNNSTLPYILQLANHGLSALEMDEALAKGLNIKRGHIIHPAVQEVFNNDIL
- a CDS encoding DUF6798 domain-containing protein: MKLHYFFKHQRLVSVTKFLLISLIFGLAYTQDPIYNSPENQNTKFLHGLANAGYGFLNEDWVANTIDPLPAFSWLVEITCKYIHPEYMFYVYYFLIFGTYVYSILAIVNYIYDFKKNKLKTIVYFTILIIIHTVHLKIFQFDLGRDLHYGVAGQYVLGKVFQPSTFGVFIILSICCSLYKRYYLAVFLLALAATFHPTYLVSAGILTFAYLIVVYIREKNLFKIFFMGLLSLILVLPVYSYMSGTFTPTNPQLWHQAQEFIVQLRIPHHSLPQVWLREDGYKAYIQACIVIFALWLVRKSELFLILLIPFLATVLSTIIQLLVNSNTIAFIAPWRLSIFLVPIATSIVLAQIVTFIFNRYRVFISKYQQVIVRLCITIISIIVIVGTINQVLSFGYGKTSNMMMDFVRENRQSGETYLIPPDMSDMRKFRLSTGSPIFINDKTHPYKDIEVLEWVERLKKARDFYQMSDRSCQILSELVANYSITHVVLYKEQRNLECDHLKRIYRNKKYQVAKIE